In the Arachis ipaensis cultivar K30076 chromosome B04, Araip1.1, whole genome shotgun sequence genome, ATTACAACCACTTTCCCCTGACAAAGTGGAATATCATATGCAGAGATTCAATTAATGATTTCAATTTAGCAGTGGTTAAATCCGTGTAAAGCGTAACAAGGCAGTGGAAAGAAATACCTTAAAACTTGAAGGATCCTCTGAAATGGCAGCAATCATTGACTCCTCTCCTTCAAATACAAGTGCAGGGCCTGTTGAAAAATCCATGTCATTAACATGTGATTCAGGCAAACATAATTTATCCAAAGCAATATTTTAAGAAATTCATAAAATACAGAGAGAAACTTCACCAGAGAAGTATAGCCCCTCTTTTCCAGTAATTTTAGCAACAGAACCCTGTGGGGCAAGGTTTCCGTATAATATTTGAATGTGCGCTGTCTTCTTTATGGGATTTTCTATAGGCCTTATTATTTCCTGAACCACACATAACACAAAATTTGTAGCTTGCAAGAGATTAATTCATTAACAATCAAATTGTGGGAACTGTGAAGTGTTAGCATTgataaaattaaacataaatgTCATGATACTCATACCTGGCCCGGGGACAAGGGAGGAACAAGTTCAGAATTTTCAGCAAGTGTCCTCCCAGTAACTATAGAAGAGGTATGTCTATGTTAGTGACATGCATATTCTGCAGGAAAGAATCTTCTTTTCTAAACACACAAAGACAAATGGCCATACCAGTCAAACAGTCCCCCTCTAGAAAGCCTTGCTCAAGAAGGTAGCGGATAACAGCAGGGGTTCCTCCAAtctatcaaaaacaaaaatgAGTTTCAAGCAATATATGATAGAATAGAATAGCATAGGCACCACAAGCATGACTTCAAGAAAGATAACAACAATCAAACCTTGTTCAACTAAGCAGGATCAGCTACATTTACATTGATAAGAGAGTGCCATAATACCATATAATAAACCAAATCTATTTTAAAACTATTTAAACCTAAATCTTTAAGTTGTTTCTCCAAGAGTTTTTCGGTCAACTCTTAAGTTTTAACTGCTGAGCTTCCCTCCGTGTGATTTATCCGGAATTTATCATGCCTACTCCACATATGACCAAACCACCTAAGTTGAAATTGCACCATCCTTTCCATAGTGGGTACAACCCCAAATTTCACTCTAATTCATTCTTTCTTTATCCTATCCTATATACCCATTGAATGCAATATTTCTCATCTCTACACCATTCACTTTATTTTCTTGAGGTTTTTTTACAACCTAATTTGGtaccattgaaaaaaaaaaaaaagctgaaGCAATACTCCATTAgttaacataaaaattaaatacataccTTGTGAACATCTTCCATGACATATTTTCCACTAGGCTTGAGATCTGCAAGGAAAGGAACCTCATCGCTAACCTTTTGGAAATCATCAAGAGACAATTCGATGCCAACAGACCTGCCAAAATCATTATATGACCTTTCCAATTAGAATTGTTATCTGAGTAAGAATTTTGGCACCAAACTTCACTTACTTGGCTATAGCAATTAAATGTAACACAGCATTGGTAGATCCACCAAGTGCCATAACTATAACCATTGCATTGCGTAGTGATTTACGAGTGATGATATCTCGGGGCTTCAAGTCCATCTTCAACAATTCGAGAAGATATTTTCCAGCTAATCGGCACTCATCCAACTTTAATGGATCCTCAGCAGGTGTAGATGAGCTATAGAAGTAAAAAATAAAGGAAaccacatattttattttatttttcttgggaCCAAAAAAGATGAGGAAAAACAATGTCAACCTACATAACATACTTACCTATAAGGAAGAGACATTCCCATAGCTTCTATTGCAGAAGCCATGGTATTGGCTGTATACATTCCTCCACAAGCCCCAGCACCCGGGCAAGAGTTGCGGAGAACATTTTGTCGGTATTGATCGTCAATTGATCCACTCACATATTCACCATAAATCTACAGCAAAATTTCTGGTTAAATGTGACATAGTGGTATCCAACTTCTGAGATATTCAGGGAAACAGATATATATTATAAAGTACAGCATTTTAAAGTGCTGACCATTACAAAATTCTCAATTTTTCGATTTAAAGAGGAGCTCCGTTATTTCTAGGAAGATGGTCCAGACTCCAGACATAGGGAATATGACATCCTAATTGACAATATAAGATTTTCTCTAATAATTTCTTGCAAGTATAAAGGACCTCAGAGAGAACCAGTTAGtatatgtttttcttttattcattttcATATTTTAACTGTTCAAGCAATATTTTCCACTCTCCTCATTAAGTTCTTTCTTCTATCTCTTGAAAAAACTTGCCTTTGTTTTAATTGGTGCAAAATCAAATatgaagaaattaactaaacagGAATCACATTAAGACGGAATTTGACTCGAGACATTTATTTCTTATACCTGAAAGGCAGATACTATGTCGAATGTATTACCCTGAAAATGACCAGGCTGCAAAAAGGAATATTACAATAAACATTAGAAAGAATATAAACAACCTCAGAATCAGTAATGACATTTCACATTTTCACTAAGGAAATGAACAGTTAGGGGGCTGCAGCTGGCTTCACAAACATGTTAATTACATTGATCAAGTGAAATCTAAAACAATTACAAGAGGGCATAGCCGAATTTCCTCCTACCTTTATAGTCCCACCATAAACCATAATGCTTGGTCTGTTGAGGCGGCCCATTGCCATGATTGTACCTGGCATCTGTAAAACTGTGAGATGTATGACTCAACTACTAAAAGAATACAATCTACAACTCCTCTAAAACATACACAAGTAATCACAGCAATACAGCAGAAATTGGAAACTTGACAAGCTAACAACTGAGCTATTGCAGACAAACGAACGtattaaccaacaaaaatcaatCCACCAAATCTGCAAACTAAAGAAACCCAACAAAACAAAGTTAGCAAAAACACTCTCTTTTATCTAATCTATATTCCGGCCTACCGAACTAAAAGAACTTCACTCTAAAAAAAAGTAACCTTTGTATATCCCCATTCACATAAACACAAAATTAAAACCTTGCTTAAGAAAAACAGTATGAAAAACAAGTTGAAAAGTGAAGGTAAAAAGTGTTTACATTTTTGTCACAGCCAGGGATGGAGATGTTGCCATCATACCACTGAGCACTCATAACGGTTTCAATGCTATCAGCGATGAGGTCCCTGGACTGCAAGCTGTAGCACATGCCCCTCGTACCCATGGAAATGGCGTCGCTGACACCGATGGTGTTGAACCTGAAGGGGATCATGCCGGCTTCCCTAACGCCTTCTTTAACGGCCTCGGAAAGTTCCAGAAGGTGCATGTTGCAGGTGTTACCCTCGTACCAGACGGAAGAGACGCCAATCTGGGGCTTGTCCATGTCGTCCTCGGAGAGACCCACGCCATAGAGTACGGCCTGGGAGGCTCCTTGGGACTTTGGTTGGGTTATTCGGGAGCTGTACTTGTTGAGCTTTTGGGTGGCGGCGGCGGCGGAGGAGGACTCCGGCGGGGAGTCGACGGTGACGGAGGGAGAGGATTGGGAGGCTCTGATGGAGAAGAAGGGGAGAGTGCGGCGGTGGAGAGTGGGGAGCGAGGTGGGTAAGAAGAGAGTGGACTGCATTGTGATGATTGAGAAAAGAGAGGAATCAAGATTCAAGAGTGAAGAGTGAAGAGTGGAGAGTGAAGAAAGGGTTTAGAGAAGGGGATTGAGGGTTTAGCTAGGTTAggtatgattaattgattatgaaCATGAAATGACAATTGCCTTTTAAATTTTTGTCACTTATTACCTACTTTTGTCTCTCActcccttttaattttttttaaacttgtTTGGCTGgtgttcaaattttttatttgtcaGTGTGCTTCATacaaattttaatataataaataaataatatttttatatcattttaaaagtttacaggaataaattctttttcttccttcctagaataaaaataaaaaaagatgacTTAGgaaattattcaatatttttatgaGTTAATAGTGAAAATATTGTTATGTATACATTAAATTGgtatccaaaaatttagacaattAATGTGTCACAAAATAATTAAGTTAGGTGttatcattcaaaaaacaaaaccaACAATTTTACTCACAATTGCATTTTTTAGGTGCcaatttgttgtttttttttttcattagcgGTTTTGACTTTTGACTATTAATTCAACCGGTGAtgttatattataaaattattttagtgactaaatttaattaaattggtctaataatttaagaattgataataaaaaattttaattaaaaaaagcaaaaaaaaaataaaaaaggtttaattaaatttaatttaaataataatttcttCGCCTACCATCTCTTTAATCCATATTTTTACACATAAATCACATATATCATGTGTATATAAAAGACTAATTATAGAcaccaaaaaatatttttaaaaaactaaTTATTAAGTTATTGACTTTTCCTATTGTGCCAAGGAATTAAGTTATTAgttgaatttaaaattaataaaaaaaatgtttacaaatactaaaaattagttggtatatttatatatgtattattttatatttttcgataAAGTGAATAgccattaaaatttaaaataatcaaattttttataataaaatactcaattttttttataaaataatcaaACTTTTTCACGATGATGAAACCAAATgttaataaatacaaaaaatctgttgtcattatatttttatatatgttaaatttctGAGAAAAGAGCATAATAAGAAAgataatattatatgtaaagttGTTGTGTTGAAGTTGTTGTTATATAATACAAGAGTCACTTTATTTATAGGGATATTATCAACTAACTTTATAAATATTCATCTACTAACTACTAGTCATTACTAACTTAACTCAAAACTACTAACAActctaataatattttaatatgtcTCGGTGGATGAAAGATATTAATAATCCCCAACTTGAATAAGTTTTGATGAGATGGTTGAGAAAGAGGCGTGCAACACGACGACACAGAAGAAGAGACGTGCAGCATAGGTCGCGATTCTGGTCANNNNNNNNNNNNNNNNNNNNNNNNNNNNNNNNNNNNNNNNNNNNNNNNNNNNNNNNNNNNNNNNNNNNNNNNNNNNNNNNNNNNNNNNNNNNNNNNNNNNNNNNNNNNNNNNNNNNNNNNNNNNNNNNNNNNNNNNNNNNNNNNNNNNNNNNNNNNNNNNNNNNNNNNNNNNNNNNNNNNNNNNNNNNNNNNNNNNNNNNNNNNNNNNNNNNNNNNNNNNNNNNNNNNNNNNNNNNNNNNNNNNNNNNNNNNNNNNNNNNNNNNNNNNNNNNNNNNNNNNNNNNNNNNNNNNNNNNNNNNNNNNNNNNNNNNNNNNNNNNNNNNNNNNNNNNNNNNNNNNNNNNNNNNNNNNNNNNNNNNNNNNNNNNNNNNNNNNNNNNNNNNNNNNNNNNNNNNNNNNNNNNNNNNNNNNNNNNNNNNNNNNNNNNNNNNNNNNNNNNNNNNNNNNNNNNNNNNNNNNNNNNNNNNNNNNNNNNNNNNCGAATGACAAAGCCATCcctatccaaaaaaaaaaaatggacaCTTCGACCctcaacttttttattttgggacaatacgatctctttgttaaaaaattcattaaataataataaaaattagttttgtggggggattttatttgaattttgtggggTTTTAAAACTCCACAAACTATTAATaagtttgtttttgaaaaattcattcACCAATGGTGGTTAAGTGAAGAAAAACCATTGATGAAAATAATGTCGCAAAAAAAATAATTGTAGTACAAATAccttttaaaggaaaaaaaacatCGAATAAGAAATGAAAGAAGATAACTTTAATGTTGATAATATTGGTATTGGTGAtgataatttttgttattatttaacaattttttttaatagaaggATCGTATTGTCCCAAAATAAAAAGATTGAGGACCAAAGTGTctgtttttttttatagaaatcgCATTGTCTTTCATGAAAACAGATAAGGACCGGATTGGATCTTTACTCNNNNNNNNNNNNNNNNNNNNNNNNNNNNNNNNNNNNNNNNNNNNNNNNNNNNNNNNNNNNNNNNNNNNNNNNNNNNNNNNNNNNNNNNNNNNNNNNNNNNNNNNNNNNNNNNNNNNNNNNNNNNNNNNNNNNNNNNNNNNNNNNNNNNNNNNNNNNNNNNNNNNNNNNNNNNNNNNNNNNNNNNNNNNNNNNNNNNNNNNNNNNNNNNNNNNNNNNNNNNNNNNNNNNNNNNNNNNNNNNNNNNNNNNNNNNNNNNNNNNNNNNNNNNNNNNNNNNNNNNNNNNNNNNNNNNNNNNNNNNNNNNNNNNNNNNNNNNNNNNNNNNNNNNNNNNNNNNNNNNNNNNNNNNNNNNNNNNNNNNNNNNNNNNNNNNNNNNNNNNNNNNNNNNNNNNNNNNNNNNNNNNNNNNNNNNNNNNNNNNNNNNNNNNNNNNNNNNNNNNNNNNNNNNNNNNNNNNNNNNNNNNNNNNNNNNNNNNNNNNNNNNNNNNNNNNNNNNNNNNNNNNNNNNNNNNNNNNNNNNNNNNNNNNNNNNNNNNNNNNNNNNNNNNNNNNNNNNNNNNNNNNNNNNNNNNNNNNNNNNNNNNNNNNNNNNNNNNNNNNNNNNNNNNNNNNNNNNNNNNNNNNNNNNNNNNNNNNNNNNNNNNNNNNNNNNNNNNNNNNNNNNNNNNNNNNNNNNNNNNNNNNNNNNNNNNNNNNNNNNNNNNNNNNNNNNNNNNNNNNNNNNNNNNNNNNNNNNNNNNNNNNNNNNNNNNNNNNNNNNNNNNNNNNNNNNNNNNNNNNNNNNNNNNNNNNNNNNNNNNNNNNNNNNNNNNNNNNNNNNNNNNNNNNNNNNNNNNNNNNNNNNNNNNNNNNNNNNNNNNNNNNNNNNNNNNNNNNNNNNNNNNNNNNNNNNNNNNNNNNNNNNNNNNNNNNNNNNNNNNNNNNNNNNNNNNNNNNNNNNNNNNNNNNNNNNNNNNNNNNNNNNNNNNNNNNNNNNNNNNNNNNNNNNNNNNNNNNNNNNNNNNNNNNNNNNNNNNNNNNNNNNNNNNNNNNNNNNNNNNNNNNNNNNNNNNNNNNNNNNNNNNNNNNNNNNNNNNNNNNNNNNNNNNNNNNNNNNNNNNNNNNNNNNNNNNNNNNNNNNNNNNNNNNNNNNNNNNNNNNNNNNNNNNNNNNNNNNNNNNNNNNNNNNNNNNNNNNNNNNNNNNNNNNNNNNNNNNNNNNNNNNNNNNNNNNNNNNNNNNNNNNNNNNNNNNNNNNNNNNNNNNNNNNNNNNNNNNNNNNNNNNNNNNNGGATTGGATAGCCCCCGATCCTAGAAATTACACCCATATTTCACACACACACAACACACTCACATACACTACCATGGGTATCATGGATTCTTAAACCAACAACCAGCCTCAGCTGGGATTAGAACCCAGATGCAGCGCTGTATGAGGCAGATAGAAATGTCATCTTTGCTGGGCCTCTACTGCATATAATATTCTTCTAAAAACTAATCATTCAATGGTGTCACTAATAGACAAGTTTTGGGCCCAATTTTTGTTGTCCAACATGGAAATATCTTATTTGATAGGGAAAATATACAATCAATAATGTGTGATCAAACCAACTTAGGTTAGTCGATAGCTCGCTCGTCTGCTTAAACAAATGTTAAAGATTCAAATCCCACATTGTGCATGCAACAACCCAACCAACAGCAGACCCTTAAATGAATGAATATACTgagtacaaaaaaaaattatgtgatCAAAGAAAAATGAGCTCAACACATTCAGTGGAGCATACAAGAAAACATAATAAACAGTTTTGCAACTCCTATGTTATcttcggcatagccatcaacaacatgagTTACCTTTTGCACCACTCTCTAAAGCAACCAAACATCTTAGCAACGCAATCTACCACTTCCGCTGTCTTGTTA is a window encoding:
- the LOC107638594 gene encoding dihydroxy-acid dehydratase, chloroplastic isoform X1 codes for the protein MQSTLFLPTSLPTLHRRTLPFFSIRASQSSPSVTVDSPPESSSAAAATQKLNKYSSRITQPKSQGASQAVLYGVGLSEDDMDKPQIGVSSVWYEGNTCNMHLLELSEAVKEGVREAGMIPFRFNTIGVSDAISMGTRGMCYSLQSRDLIADSIETVMSAQWYDGNISIPGCDKNMPGTIMAMGRLNRPSIMVYGGTIKPGHFQGNTFDIVSAFQIYGEYVSGSIDDQYRQNVLRNSCPGAGACGGMYTANTMASAIEAMGMSLPYSSSTPAEDPLKLDECRLAGKYLLELLKMDLKPRDIITRKSLRNAMVIVMALGGSTNAVLHLIAIAKSVGIELSLDDFQKVSDEVPFLADLKPSGKYVMEDVHKIGGTPAVIRYLLEQGFLEGDCLTVTGRTLAENSELVPPLSPGQEIIRPIENPIKKTAHIQILYGNLAPQGSVAKITGKEGLYFSGPALVFEGEESMIAAISEDPSSFKGKVVVIRGEGPKGGPGMPEMLTPTSAIMGAGLGKEVALLTDGRFSGGSHGFVVGHICPEAQEGGPIGLIQNGDVINIDVQKRRIDTLVSDEEMEARKKKWSAPPYKANQGVLYKYIKNVKSASSGCVTDE
- the LOC107638594 gene encoding dihydroxy-acid dehydratase, chloroplastic isoform X2 yields the protein MQSTLFLPTSLPTLHRRTLPFFSIRASQSSPSVTVDSPPESSSAAAATQKLNKYSSRITQPKSQGASQAVLYGVGLSEDDMDKPQIGVSSVWYEGNTCNMHLLELSEAVKEGVREAGMIPFRFNTIGVSDAISMGTRGMCYSLQSRDLIADSIETVMSAQWYDGNISIPGCDKNMPGTIMAMGRLNRPSIMVYGGTIKPGHFQGNTFDIVSAFQIYGEYVSGSIDDQYRQNVLRNSCPGAGACGGMYTANTMASAIEAMGMSLPYSSSTPAEDPLKLDECRLAGKYLLELLKMDLKPRDIITRKSLRNAMVIVMALGGSTNAVLHLIAIAKSVGIELSLDDFQKVSDEVPFLADLKPSGKYVMEDVHKIGGTPAVIRYLLEQGFLEGDCLTVTGRTLAENSELVPPLSPGQEIIRPIENPIKKTAHIQILYGNLAPQGSVAKITGKEGLYFSGPALVFEGEESMIAAISEDPSSFKEVALLTDGRFSGGSHGFVVGHICPEAQEGGPIGLIQNGDVINIDVQKRRIDTLVSDEEMEARKKKWSAPPYKANQGVLYKYIKNVKSASSGCVTDE